One region of Acidobacteriota bacterium genomic DNA includes:
- a CDS encoding choice-of-anchor C family protein, with the protein MRRIFILTVIVAALLATAALSQGKAAAKPENLVVNGGFEQGVDPGGFLGYSSTGNKLPGWTVAKGSVDVIGTYFKCSHGRCLDLNGSVNGTIRQTIATEAGKKYRVSFALSANPQCGDPKKVLRVSTGKESTQSKQFVVTGKPTIPWVRRTWDFTADADKTPLTFASIGKDSACGPMLDDIAVVGIAESESVPAK; encoded by the coding sequence ATGCGCAGGATCTTTATCCTTACGGTTATCGTCGCGGCGTTGCTCGCGACTGCCGCGCTGTCACAGGGAAAAGCCGCCGCTAAGCCGGAGAACCTCGTGGTCAACGGAGGCTTCGAGCAGGGTGTGGACCCGGGCGGCTTCCTGGGCTACAGCAGCACGGGCAATAAGCTTCCCGGCTGGACCGTCGCCAAAGGTTCGGTGGACGTGATCGGCACCTACTTCAAGTGCTCGCACGGACGCTGCCTCGACCTGAACGGCAGCGTGAACGGCACCATCCGCCAGACCATCGCGACCGAAGCGGGCAAGAAGTATCGAGTGAGCTTCGCACTCTCCGCCAATCCGCAATGCGGCGACCCGAAGAAGGTGCTGCGCGTCTCCACCGGCAAGGAATCGACGCAGTCGAAGCAGTTCGTGGTGACCGGGAAGCCCACCATCCCGTGGGTGCGCCGGACGTGGGATTTCACCGCCGACGCCGACAAGACTCCGCTCACCTTCGCCAGCATCGGCAAAGACAGCGCGTGCGGACCGATGCTCGATGACATCGCCGTTGTCGGCATCGCGGAGAGTGAATCCGTACCAGCAAAATAG
- a CDS encoding ATP-binding protein, which produces MRSLFWKIFLSFWLLITALVLVLVITVSNRKSDRLDFFRVHQLALVSNSSDYAVAEYERAGAAGLAAAMKKIDGRIRGELWIVDEKNQPIQGGTLPAEIGAVLTMTDDVTPQDKFVLVRAPFEHEGKRYLALARLQQSRGPRVPPGQELAMQIPLAVLVSSLICWVLARYIARPVTALRVAAQRIAEGDLEARADARFEGRDELGELTRDFNQMAARLEATLSAQQRMFADVSHELRSPLSRLTLALELAKQRAGPAAATALERIEIEAGRLNDLVQQVLRLAKLESGVISDKHEVVSLTEVLGDVVADAEIEANAKQCTVVLKNEVSALVEGDADVLRSALENVVRNAIEYSPQQCQIELVQRRCGASSVAIEVADSGPGVAAEELTRMFEPFYRSDGARANAARANGARRSPGVGLGLAIAERAVKAHHGSIRAANREQSGLKIEIRLPLFGVETT; this is translated from the coding sequence GTGCGCAGCCTCTTCTGGAAGATCTTCCTCTCGTTCTGGCTGCTGATCACCGCGCTGGTGTTGGTGCTGGTGATCACCGTCTCCAACCGCAAGAGCGATCGCCTCGATTTCTTTCGCGTACACCAGCTCGCATTGGTGAGCAACAGCAGCGATTACGCGGTGGCGGAATACGAGCGCGCCGGAGCGGCCGGCCTCGCCGCCGCGATGAAGAAGATCGACGGACGCATCCGCGGCGAACTCTGGATCGTCGACGAGAAGAACCAGCCCATCCAGGGCGGCACGCTGCCCGCCGAGATCGGCGCCGTGCTCACCATGACCGACGACGTGACGCCGCAGGACAAGTTCGTCCTCGTCCGTGCGCCCTTCGAGCATGAAGGCAAACGCTACCTGGCGTTGGCCAGGCTGCAGCAGTCGCGAGGGCCGCGTGTCCCGCCGGGCCAGGAGCTGGCCATGCAGATACCGCTGGCGGTGCTGGTCTCGAGCCTGATCTGCTGGGTGCTGGCCAGGTACATCGCGCGCCCGGTCACGGCATTGCGCGTGGCGGCGCAGCGCATCGCGGAAGGCGACCTCGAAGCTCGCGCCGATGCGCGCTTCGAAGGACGCGACGAACTGGGCGAGCTTACGCGCGACTTCAACCAGATGGCCGCGCGCCTTGAAGCCACGCTCAGCGCGCAGCAGCGGATGTTCGCCGACGTCTCGCACGAGTTGCGTTCGCCACTCTCGCGCCTCACGCTCGCACTCGAACTGGCCAAACAGCGCGCGGGACCGGCAGCGGCGACGGCGCTCGAGCGCATCGAGATCGAGGCCGGGAGGCTGAATGACCTGGTGCAGCAGGTGCTGCGGCTGGCCAAGCTGGAGTCGGGCGTCATCAGCGACAAGCACGAGGTGGTGAGCCTTACGGAGGTGCTGGGCGATGTGGTTGCCGACGCCGAGATCGAGGCCAACGCTAAGCAGTGCACCGTGGTGCTGAAGAATGAGGTGAGCGCGCTGGTGGAAGGCGATGCCGACGTGCTGCGCAGCGCGCTCGAGAACGTGGTGCGCAACGCCATCGAATACAGCCCGCAGCAATGCCAGATCGAGCTGGTGCAGCGCCGCTGTGGCGCGAGCAGCGTGGCGATCGAGGTGGCAGACTCGGGTCCGGGGGTGGCAGCGGAAGAGCTCACCAGGATGTTCGAGCCGTTTTATCGCTCGGATGGCGCGCGAGCGAACGCGGCGCGCGCGAATGGCGCACGCCGCAGCCCCGGCGTGGGGCTCGGTCTCGCCATCGCGGAGCGCGCCGTGAAGGCACACCATGGCAGCATCCGGGCCGCCAACCGTGAGCAGTCAGGGCTGAAGATCGAGATCCGGTTGCCGCTCTTCGGTGTGGAAACCACGTAG
- a CDS encoding response regulator transcription factor: protein MERLLLIDDDVELCALVRENIESEGFEVEAVHEPEQGLARVRSGIYSLLILDVMMPGMSGFDVLRKIRAMPSTVPVLLLTARGDEVDRIVGLELGADDYLAKPFHPRELVARIRAILRRTHAPPNGDTPERQMGLLQVGDVELDRGTRSVSRGKRTLDLTSLEFDILRHLLENAGRVVSRDQLAEAVMGKTLAPFDRSIDMHISKIRRKLGERPGRNLIKTIRNAGYLFVLASVRG, encoded by the coding sequence GTGGAACGGCTGCTGCTCATCGACGACGACGTGGAACTCTGCGCCCTGGTGCGTGAGAACATCGAGAGTGAGGGGTTCGAGGTGGAGGCGGTCCACGAACCCGAGCAAGGACTGGCGCGCGTGCGCAGCGGCATCTACTCGCTGCTCATCCTCGACGTGATGATGCCGGGAATGAGCGGTTTCGACGTGCTGCGCAAGATCCGCGCCATGCCCTCCACGGTGCCCGTGCTGCTGCTGACGGCGCGCGGGGACGAGGTCGATCGCATCGTCGGACTGGAACTCGGCGCCGACGATTATCTGGCCAAGCCGTTCCATCCGCGCGAGCTGGTGGCGCGCATCCGGGCCATCTTACGAAGGACGCACGCGCCCCCCAACGGCGACACTCCCGAGCGCCAGATGGGATTGCTGCAAGTCGGTGACGTGGAGCTCGATCGCGGCACGCGTTCGGTGTCGCGCGGCAAGCGCACGCTCGACCTCACCTCGCTCGAGTTCGACATCCTGCGCCACCTGCTCGAGAATGCGGGGCGCGTAGTCAGCCGCGACCAGCTCGCGGAAGCGGTGATGGGCAAGACGCTGGCGCCGTTCGATCGCTCCATCGACATGCACATCTCGAAGATCCGCCGGAAGCTGGGCGAGCGCCCGGGGCGGAACCTGATCAAGACCATCCGCAACGCCGGCTACCTATTCGTGCTGGCCAGCGTGCGAGGCTGA